A region of Nostoc sp. 'Peltigera membranacea cyanobiont' N6 DNA encodes the following proteins:
- a CDS encoding helix-turn-helix domain-containing protein: MAGGKSETPVSLSDRELQIIDLVAAGLTNQEIAGKLEISKRTVDNHISNILTKTETENRVALVRWALQWGKVCLNDVNCCLLPNQIE; the protein is encoded by the coding sequence ATGGCTGGTGGCAAGTCTGAGACCCCCGTTAGTCTGTCAGACAGAGAACTGCAAATTATCGACCTAGTGGCCGCTGGCTTAACTAACCAAGAGATTGCAGGAAAACTGGAGATTAGCAAGCGTACAGTTGATAACCATATCAGTAATATTCTGACCAAGACCGAGACAGAAAACCGAGTAGCTCTTGTTCGCTGGGCCTTACAGTGGGGCAAAGTCTGTTTGAATGATGTCAATTGCTGTCTTCTGCCTAACCAGATCGAATAA
- a CDS encoding carbohydrate kinase family protein, producing the protein MSNSRVLCLGEILFDCLADQLGLKLEEVKSWTPYPGGAPANVACALVKLGIPAGFIGSVGEDEPGNALVKLLQDVGVDTTGIQRHPTAPTRQVYVTRDLTGDRTFAGFGQYDTAEFADTRLEAKRLPDSLFKEADFLVLGTLELAYPESEQAIYRALELAEHYDLKIVLDVNWRPVFWDEPNIAHQKIPELFKRVDFLKLSKEEAEWLFETADPGAITYRLASIEGVLVTDGENGCTYCLGENEGKLPSFSIPVVDTTGAGDSFLAGFIHQLSQNGIHSLRDAETAKRIVTYASAVGALTTIKPGAIASQPTNAEVEAFLTTHQL; encoded by the coding sequence ATGAGCAATTCCCGTGTTTTGTGCCTCGGTGAAATTTTGTTTGATTGTTTAGCCGATCAATTAGGGTTAAAGCTAGAAGAAGTTAAATCTTGGACTCCCTACCCAGGAGGGGCACCAGCTAACGTAGCCTGTGCTTTAGTTAAGTTGGGGATACCGGCAGGATTTATCGGATCTGTTGGTGAAGATGAACCAGGAAATGCACTAGTCAAGCTATTACAAGATGTAGGTGTAGATACAACAGGGATACAACGCCACCCCACAGCACCAACACGGCAAGTTTATGTTACACGGGATCTGACTGGCGATCGCACCTTCGCCGGATTTGGTCAGTATGACACCGCAGAATTTGCCGATACTCGCCTCGAAGCCAAACGATTGCCAGATTCGCTATTTAAAGAGGCAGATTTTCTGGTTTTGGGTACTTTGGAATTAGCCTATCCTGAAAGCGAACAGGCAATTTACCGCGCCCTAGAGTTAGCAGAACATTACGATTTGAAGATTGTGCTAGATGTCAACTGGCGACCTGTATTTTGGGACGAGCCAAACATTGCTCATCAAAAAATTCCAGAATTATTTAAGCGAGTCGATTTCCTCAAACTCTCCAAAGAAGAAGCCGAATGGCTATTTGAAACGGCAGATCCCGGAGCCATAACTTACCGCTTGGCTTCAATTGAAGGAGTATTAGTAACAGATGGGGAAAACGGTTGCACCTACTGTCTGGGTGAGAACGAAGGCAAATTACCTTCCTTTTCAATCCCTGTAGTTGATACCACTGGTGCAGGGGATAGCTTTTTGGCAGGATTCATCCATCAACTGAGTCAGAATGGCATCCACAGCTTGCGGGATGCAGAAACCGCAAAGCGCATCGTCACTTATGCCAGTGCTGTTGGGGCACTAACGACCATTAAACCAGGTGCGATCGCTTCTCAACCAACAAATGCTGAAGTTGAAGCTTTTTTAACCACACACCAACTTTAA
- the crtR gene encoding beta-carotene hydroxylase, translated as MLETIASEAQKPLTIPPKEFLAPPGDFNPTLLLFLVAVAMLVLSHFGYWLWEWPHWLCFSVNTLALHCAGTVIHDACHQSAHRNRVVNAMLGHGSALMLAFAFPVFTRVHLQHHGHVNHPKDDPDHYVSTGGPLWLIAVRFLYHEVFFFQRRLWRKYELLEWFISRLIVGVIVYISVQYNFLGYILNFWFIPAFVVGIALGLFFDYLPHRPFAERDRWKNARVYPNPVLNILIMGQNYHLIHHLWPSIPWYNYQPAYYVMKPLLDEKGCYQTSGLLQKKDFFEFVYDIFLGIRLHHQKE; from the coding sequence ATGTTAGAAACGATCGCATCGGAGGCACAAAAGCCACTGACAATCCCGCCCAAGGAATTTTTAGCGCCTCCTGGTGATTTTAATCCCACGCTACTGCTGTTTTTGGTTGCTGTAGCAATGCTGGTGTTATCTCACTTTGGTTACTGGCTTTGGGAATGGCCGCATTGGCTGTGCTTTAGCGTTAATACTCTTGCCTTGCATTGTGCTGGGACGGTAATTCACGACGCTTGTCACCAATCAGCCCATCGCAACCGGGTAGTGAATGCGATGTTAGGGCATGGCAGTGCATTGATGCTAGCTTTTGCTTTTCCAGTATTTACAAGGGTACATTTACAGCATCATGGCCATGTCAACCATCCCAAAGACGATCCAGATCATTATGTCTCCACGGGTGGCCCGCTATGGCTGATTGCAGTGCGATTTTTGTACCATGAGGTGTTTTTCTTTCAACGGCGACTGTGGCGAAAATATGAGCTACTAGAATGGTTCATTAGCCGCTTGATTGTTGGTGTAATTGTTTATATCTCAGTGCAGTACAACTTTTTAGGGTACATTCTGAATTTTTGGTTTATACCCGCTTTTGTGGTGGGGATAGCACTAGGGTTATTTTTTGACTATTTGCCCCATCGTCCTTTTGCGGAGCGCGATCGCTGGAAAAACGCTCGTGTCTACCCGAACCCAGTCCTCAATATCCTGATTATGGGACAAAATTACCACTTAATTCACCATTTGTGGCCTTCTATTCCTTGGTATAATTACCAACCTGCATACTATGTGATGAAGCCACTCTTAGATGAAAAAGGATGTTATCAAACTTCAGGATTGTTGCAGAAAAAGGACTTTTTTGAGTTTGTTTATGACATCTTTTTAGGAATTCGGTTGCATCATCAAAAAGAATAG